From the genome of Rhizobium leguminosarum, one region includes:
- a CDS encoding IS5 family transposase → MPYKFHDSRRGKFQKGRYRVTNWPAYNESLRRRGDLTIWVSEDVAQEWMAARRQTPGGQRRYSDLAIEICLTLRVTFSLALRQTQGFMRSIAKLMGLALPVPDFSTLSRRGMGLKVAQKRRASDKPITLIVDSTGLKVYSEVGWNGHKHGAKGARKTWRKLHLALDPDSGDILASELTTEHVGDETVLPSLLKRVDAPVGRFLADGAYDGSGVSDCLAAAFGHEVDVVVPPPKNAVPGGNCQRNQHIEHIAKHGRMAWQAATGYNQRSRIETQIGRWKSVIGDRLHARNIENQTTETHIAASALNRMSAFGRANYERVS, encoded by the coding sequence ATGCCCTACAAATTTCACGATAGCCGTCGTGGCAAATTCCAGAAGGGGCGGTACCGGGTTACGAACTGGCCGGCGTATAACGAGAGCCTGCGCCGTCGAGGCGATCTGACGATCTGGGTTTCGGAGGATGTCGCGCAAGAATGGATGGCGGCACGGCGCCAGACGCCGGGCGGACAGCGCAGGTATTCCGATCTTGCGATCGAGATCTGCCTGACACTGCGAGTTACGTTCAGCCTGGCGTTGCGCCAGACCCAAGGCTTCATGCGGTCGATTGCGAAGCTGATGGGGTTGGCCCTGCCGGTGCCGGATTTCTCGACCCTTTCTCGGCGCGGCATGGGCCTGAAGGTGGCACAAAAGCGCCGTGCGTCCGACAAGCCGATCACTCTGATCGTGGACAGCACAGGACTGAAGGTTTACAGCGAGGTTGGCTGGAACGGTCACAAGCACGGTGCCAAAGGCGCTCGTAAGACCTGGCGAAAGCTGCACCTTGCCCTCGATCCTGACAGCGGAGACATTCTCGCATCCGAACTGACGACCGAGCACGTTGGCGACGAGACCGTGCTTCCAAGTCTTCTCAAACGTGTCGATGCACCGGTAGGTCGGTTTCTGGCAGACGGCGCCTATGATGGCTCTGGCGTTTCAGATTGCCTGGCGGCCGCTTTCGGACATGAAGTCGATGTCGTTGTCCCGCCTCCGAAGAACGCTGTTCCCGGCGGCAATTGCCAGCGGAACCAGCATATCGAGCATATCGCCAAACACGGCCGGATGGCCTGGCAGGCCGCGACCGGTTATAATCAGAGATCCCGGATCGAAACTCAGATAGGGCGCTGGAAGTCGGTCATCGGTGACCGGCTGCACGCCAGGAACATCGAAAACCAGACCACCGAAACGCACATCGCCGCCAGTGCGCTCAACCGTATGTCCGCCTTTGGAAGGGCCAACTACGAGCGTGTCAGCTGA